One part of the Salvelinus sp. IW2-2015 linkage group LG28, ASM291031v2, whole genome shotgun sequence genome encodes these proteins:
- the LOC111954208 gene encoding dehydrodolichyl diphosphate synthase complex subunit nus1 gives MAIVYEFVWQVLHVLLHIHRTLITWFRLRLRNWNGQLWSRALTALIVPIALSFPNQKNIVPAPGKRVGRRYRWGADGKSLEKLPDHIGLLIAEEEPRYTDIANLVVWCMAVGISYVSVYDNYGVFRRNNSRLMDEILKQQQELLDLEGSKQLSVEFLNNGTDKQDQQVLSCQSVLKVLSPDDGKLRIVQAAQQLCRAVEQREKTSKDINVTMLDSLLRESKSTPDPDLVLKFGPVESTLGFLPWHIRLTEFISLPSHVDVSYEDLFSALQRYASCEQRLGK, from the exons ATGGCAATAGTGTACGAGTTCGTGTGGCAGGTTCTGCATGTCCTTCTTCACATTCATAGAACGCTTATCACTTGGTTCCGACTCCGTCTTCGGAATTGGAATGGGCAACTGTGGTCACGAGCCTTAACGGCGCTTATTGTGCCGATAGCTCTCTCGTTTCCTAACCAAAAAAATATTGTCCCAGCACCCGGTAAACGCGTTGGTCGTCGGTATCGCTGGGGGGCGGATGGGAAATCTCTGGAGAAGCTGCCTGACCATATCGGCTTATTGATAGCGGAAGAGGAGCCACGGTACACAGATATAGCCAACCTTGTGGTGTGGTGCATGGCAGTCGGCATATCTTATGTCAGTGTGTACGATAATTACG GTGTCTTCAGGAGGAACAACTCAAGGCTGATGGATGAGATCctgaagcagcagcaggagctcCTAGATCTAGAAGGCTCCAAGCAGCTCTCTGTGGAGTTCCTTAACAATGGCACTGACAAACAGGACCAACAAG TGCTGTCGTGTCAGTCTGTGTTGAAGGTGCTGTCTCCAGACGACGGCAAGCTGAGGATCGTGCAGGCAGCACAGCAGCTGTGTAGAGCTGTGGAGCAGAGGGAAAAGACATCCAAAGACATCAATGTCACTATGTTGGACTCCCTACTCAGAG AGTCGAAGAGTACACCAGATCCAGACCTGGTTCTGAAGTTCGGCCCAGTAGAAAGCACCCTGGGATTCCTGCCCTGGCACATCAGACTGACAGAGTTCAT ctCCTTACCCTCCCATGTAGACGTCTCCTATGAGGACTTATTCAGCGCCTTGCAGCGCTACGCCTCCTGTGAGCAGCGGCTGGGGAAGTGA
- the LOC111954207 gene encoding nephrocan encodes MMRFLMILLASITLHTLVCICSNVCPKKCVCDSAKSVQCFRLQSFPTGITKDVRKLNLGYNHIKQLKGRDISGLTELEEVIISSCGVEVVEANALRAQGLLRSLDLQKNKLHQIPRGLPPSLETLNVGHNRITGLQESVFEGLKKLRLLDLQNNQITNLRSNTLSTLEKLECLYLDGNQIETVQGALRLPQLNLLSLGNNKIPCFPSSFFTPLQSLTTLRLPGNLLSRVPLDLPHALSYLNLDRNQIRALRNREMGQLRNLTSLSASYNRLVSVDGGLRLPNLTVLELPGNHLRVLPSRLSPKLERLDCRQNSIQEVTFQHLSGMKQLKHLFLENNTIWNFEANALRNSVHITNLALEQNLLSSIPDGLPESLIRLDLKGNRIEAVQEQELRSLKRLQVLNLRRNKLTSLPQITLDLLPRLRTVYLDGNPWNCSCELLGVKRTLLARRVEIPKELCNEHVSAPGDSWRAYLMAQDRCEEYFMETAPEDQVEQTDTEEYYDYDS; translated from the exons ATGATGCGGTTTCTCATGATCTTGCTGGCAAGTATTACATTGCATACTCTCGTGTGCATCTGTAGCAATGTTTGTccaaagaagtgtgtgtgtgatagtgcaAAGTCAGTGCAGTGTTTCAGGTTGCAGTCTTTTCCCACTGGAATCACTAAAGATGTGAGGAAACTAAACCTGGGATACAACCACATCAAGCAACTAAAG GGTAGAGACATATCtggcctgacagagctggaggaaGTGATCATTTCATCCTGTggagtggaggtggtggaggccaATGCTCTCAGGGCTCAGGGGCTACTAAGAAGCCTGGATCTACAGAAGAATAAACTGCATCAGATCCCCCGTGGTCTCCCACCCAGCCTGGAGACCCTCAACGTGGGCCACAACAGGATCACAGGCCTCCAGGAGTCTGTCTTTGAGGGGCTGAAGAAACTACGTCTGCTTGATCTTCAGAATAACCAGATCACCAACCTGCGTTCCAACACCCTCTCCACCCTGGAGAAGTTGGAGTGCCTTTACCTGGATGGAAATCAAATTGAGACAGTGCAAGGTGCTCTGAGACTCCCCCAACTGAATCTGTTGAGCTTGGGGAACAACAAGATCCCCTGTTTTCCCTCATCCTTTTTCACACCACTACAGTCCTTGACGACACTGCGTTTACCAGGGAACCTCCTATCAAGAGTCCCACTCGATCTCCCTCACGCCCTGTCCTACCTGAACTTGGACAGGAACCAAATACGAGCACTGAGAAACCGCGAGATGGGCCAACTCCGCAACCTCACGTCTCTGTCTGCGTCCTACAATAGGTTGGTTTCTGTGGACGGTGGCCTTCGCTTGCCCAACCTCACAGTGCTGGAACTGCCAGGAAACCACCTGAGGGTGCTGCCCAGTAGACTGAGCCCCAAACTGGAAAGACTGGACTGCAGACAGAACTCCATCCAGGAAGTCACCTTCCAGCACCTGTCTGGAATGAAACAGCTGAAGCATCTCTTCCTAGAGAATAACACAATCTGGAACTTTGAAGCTAATGCTCTGAGGAACAGCGTTCACATAACCAACCTGGCTCTGGAACAgaacctcctctcctctattccagACGG GCTTCCAGAGAGTCTGATCCGCCTGGACTTGAAAGGGAACCGCATCGAGGCCGTCCAGGAGCAGGAGCTGAGATCCCTGAAGCGCCTGCAGGTGTTGAACTTGAGGAGAAACAAGCTGACCTCCCTCCCCCAGATCACCCTGGACCTGCTTCCCCGGCTGAGGACCGTCTACCTAGACGGGAACCCCTGGAACTGCAGCTGTGAGCTCCTGGGGGTCAAGAGGACCCTGCTGGCCAGGAGGGTGGAGATCCCTAAAGAGCTGTGTAACGAGCATGTGAGTGCGCCGGGGGACAGCTGGAGAGCGTACCTGATGGCCCAGGACAGATGTGAGGAGTACTTCATGGAAACCGCACCTGAGGACCAAGTGGAGCAGACAGACACTGAGGAGTATTATGACTATGATTCGTAG